The Roseococcus microcysteis genome contains a region encoding:
- a CDS encoding class I SAM-dependent rRNA methyltransferase has product MDLPLLRLLPGRDRRVKGGHPWAYSNEVAMSPEARALPPGSPVRLEGDDGVKHGIWQFNPHSLIAARVLDRDPAARPDAAWFQARIAEALALREKLGVARHCRLVHAEADGLPGLILDRHGDAVALQANTAGMEAATPLVLEALHALMAPRVVVARNDSPVRTLEGLPLESRLLHGTDATARIEEGGLAFEMDLLSGQKTGWFHDQRENRARVAALAPGATMLDAFCHTGGFGLVAAQAGAAHVTLLDRSEPALALAMRTAAAHGLAERVTAQRGEALEALERMVGMGRRFEVVVADPPAFAKARKDIPAALRAYLRLARLCAQLVAPGGVLFIASCSHHVAPPDFADAVAQGVWRARREARLLFQGGAGPDHPVHPLLPESAYLKALLFQLR; this is encoded by the coding sequence ATGGACCTTCCCCTGCTCCGCCTGCTGCCCGGCCGTGACCGCCGCGTGAAGGGGGGCCACCCCTGGGCCTATTCCAACGAGGTGGCCATGTCGCCCGAGGCCCGCGCCCTGCCCCCGGGCAGCCCGGTGCGGCTGGAGGGCGATGACGGGGTGAAGCATGGCATCTGGCAGTTCAACCCGCACAGCCTCATCGCGGCCCGCGTGCTGGACCGCGACCCCGCCGCCCGCCCCGACGCCGCCTGGTTCCAGGCCCGCATCGCCGAGGCGCTGGCCCTGCGCGAGAAGCTGGGCGTCGCCCGCCACTGCCGCCTGGTGCATGCCGAGGCGGACGGCCTGCCCGGCCTGATCCTGGACCGGCACGGCGATGCGGTGGCGCTCCAGGCCAACACCGCCGGCATGGAGGCCGCGACCCCCCTGGTGCTGGAGGCGCTGCACGCCCTGATGGCGCCGCGCGTGGTGGTGGCGCGCAATGACAGCCCGGTGCGGACGCTGGAGGGCCTGCCCCTCGAATCCCGCCTGCTGCACGGCACCGACGCCACGGCGCGCATCGAGGAAGGCGGGCTGGCCTTCGAGATGGACCTGCTCTCCGGCCAGAAGACCGGCTGGTTCCACGACCAGCGCGAGAACCGCGCGCGCGTGGCCGCCCTGGCCCCCGGCGCCACCATGCTCGACGCCTTCTGCCACACGGGCGGCTTCGGCCTGGTGGCGGCGCAGGCCGGGGCCGCGCATGTGACGCTGCTGGACCGTTCGGAGCCCGCCCTGGCACTGGCCATGCGCACCGCGGCCGCGCATGGGCTCGCCGAGCGCGTCACCGCCCAGCGCGGCGAGGCGCTGGAGGCGCTGGAACGCATGGTGGGCATGGGCCGCCGCTTCGAGGTGGTGGTGGCCGACCCGCCCGCCTTCGCCAAGGCGCGCAAGGACATCCCGGCGGCGCTGCGGGCCTATCTGCGCCTCGCCCGGCTCTGCGCGCAGCTGGTGGCGCCGGGGGGCGTGCTGTTCATCGCCTCCTGCTCGCACCATGTGGCGCCACCCGACTTCGCCGATGCGGTGGCCCAGGGCGTGTGGCGGGCGCGGCGCGAGGCGCGGCTGCTCTTCCAGGGCGGCGCGGGGCCCGACCACCCGGTCCACCCCCTGCTGCCCGAGAGCGCCTATCTCAAGGCGCTGCTGTTCCAGCTGCGATGA
- the rnpA gene encoding ribonuclease P protein component gives MPAAPPARLKRRAEFLRAAREGRKVGRGTLVVQALPRADEATRLGFTATKKIGNAVVRNRAKRRLRAMARLALEATPAPGWDLVLIARDGTATCPFPTLRAEFESALAKAGVRAP, from the coding sequence ATGCCTGCTGCCCCGCCCGCACGGCTGAAGCGCCGCGCGGAATTCCTCCGTGCTGCGCGCGAAGGCCGCAAGGTCGGGCGCGGGACGCTCGTCGTGCAGGCCCTGCCGCGCGCCGACGAGGCCACGCGGCTGGGCTTCACCGCGACGAAGAAGATCGGCAACGCCGTGGTCCGCAACCGTGCCAAGCGCCGGTTGCGCGCCATGGCGCGCCTGGCGCTGGAGGCCACCCCGGCCCCAGGCTGGGATCTGGTGCTCATCGCCCGTGACGGGACCGCGACCTGCCCCTTCCCCACCCTGCGGGCCGAATTCGAATCGGCGCTGGCCAAGGCCGGGGTGCGGGCGCCATGA
- a CDS encoding 3-hydroxybutyrate dehydrogenase has product MERILEGQAALITGSTSGIGLGIARLYAEAGAKVMLNGFGKSEEIAKARAEVGALMGGGDAPYSPADMSKPGEVRAMVAAAESAFGRLDILVNNAGIQFVSPVQDFPDEKWDAIIAINMSSNFHAIKAAMPGMLARKYGRIINVASAHGLVASPYKSAYVAAKHGVVGMTKSIALEIAESPMTCNAICPGFVRTPLAEAQVKPLAEKHGVSEEVALKDHLLAKQPSKRWVEVEEVARMALYLVGPGSGGVNGAALSIDGGWLAA; this is encoded by the coding sequence ATGGAACGCATCCTCGAAGGCCAGGCGGCCCTCATCACCGGATCCACCTCGGGCATCGGCCTCGGCATCGCGCGGCTTTACGCCGAGGCGGGTGCGAAGGTGATGCTGAACGGATTCGGCAAGTCCGAGGAAATCGCCAAGGCCCGCGCCGAGGTCGGCGCCCTGATGGGCGGCGGCGACGCCCCCTACAGCCCGGCCGACATGTCCAAGCCCGGCGAGGTCCGCGCCATGGTGGCCGCCGCCGAATCCGCCTTCGGGCGGCTGGACATCCTGGTGAACAATGCCGGCATCCAGTTCGTCTCGCCCGTGCAGGATTTCCCGGACGAGAAGTGGGACGCCATCATCGCCATCAACATGTCGTCCAACTTCCACGCCATCAAGGCGGCCATGCCGGGCATGCTGGCGCGGAAATACGGGCGCATCATCAATGTCGCCTCGGCGCATGGCCTGGTCGCCAGCCCCTACAAGAGCGCCTATGTGGCCGCCAAGCACGGGGTGGTGGGCATGACCAAGTCCATCGCGCTCGAGATCGCGGAAAGCCCCATGACCTGCAACGCCATCTGCCCGGGCTTCGTCCGCACGCCGCTGGCCGAGGCGCAGGTGAAGCCGCTGGCCGAGAAGCATGGCGTCTCGGAGGAGGTGGCGTTGAAGGACCACCTTCTCGCCAAGCAGCCCTCCAAGCGTTGGGTCGAGGTCGAGGAGGTGGCGCGCATGGCGCTCTACCTGGTCGGCCCCGGCTCGGGCGGGGTGAATGGCGCGGCGCTGTCCATTGATGGGGGCTGGCTCGCGGCATGA
- the rpmH gene encoding 50S ribosomal protein L34, which translates to MKRTYQPSKLVRKRRHGFRARSATVAGRKILANRRSKGRAKLSA; encoded by the coding sequence GTGAAGCGCACCTATCAGCCCTCCAAGCTCGTCCGCAAGCGGCGCCATGGCTTCCGTGCCCGTTCGGCCACGGTGGCGGGCCGCAAGATCCTGGCCAACCGCCGCTCGAAGGGCCGCGCCAAGCTCTCCGCCTGA
- the gluQRS gene encoding tRNA glutamyl-Q(34) synthetase GluQRS, translating to MIQGAVTRFAPSPTGLLHLGHAHAALYAARAGGRFLLRLEDIDATRCRPEFTEAIFEDLSWLGLRWEEPVRVQSAHFADYRAALDRLAARRLLYPCFCTRADIAAAVAAQHGPAHVYPGTCRGLDPALAAARVAAGEAHALRLDVARALAETGPLTFQDLIHGPRRCDPLAQGDVVLARKDVPASYHLCVTHDDALQGVTLVTRGEDLLEATDIHRLLQALMGWPEPCYAHHTLIRDAEGRRLAKRDQAPTLRALREAGRSPAEVRAMAGFPD from the coding sequence ATGATCCAGGGCGCCGTCACCCGCTTCGCCCCCTCGCCCACCGGGCTGCTGCATCTGGGCCATGCCCATGCGGCGCTGTATGCCGCACGGGCGGGGGGCCGCTTCCTGCTGCGGCTGGAGGACATTGACGCCACGCGCTGCCGCCCGGAATTCACCGAGGCCATCTTCGAGGACCTGTCCTGGCTCGGCCTGCGCTGGGAGGAACCGGTGCGGGTGCAATCCGCCCATTTCGCGGATTACCGGGCCGCGCTGGACCGCCTCGCGGCCCGCCGCCTGCTCTACCCCTGCTTCTGCACCCGCGCCGACATCGCCGCCGCCGTCGCCGCCCAACACGGGCCAGCCCATGTCTATCCGGGCACCTGCCGGGGGCTGGACCCCGCCCTGGCCGCCGCCCGCGTGGCCGCCGGCGAGGCCCATGCGCTGCGCCTCGACGTGGCGCGTGCCCTGGCCGAGACCGGGCCGCTGACTTTCCAGGACCTGATCCACGGCCCCCGCCGCTGCGACCCCCTGGCCCAGGGCGACGTGGTCCTGGCGCGCAAGGACGTTCCCGCCAGCTACCATCTCTGCGTGACGCATGATGACGCCTTGCAGGGTGTCACCCTCGTGACCCGCGGCGAGGATCTGCTGGAGGCGACCGACATCCACCGCCTGCTCCAGGCGCTGATGGGCTGGCCGGAACCCTGCTACGCCCACCACACCCTGATCCGGGACGCGGAGGGCCGGCGCCTGGCCAAGCGCGACCAGGCCCCCACCCTGCGCGCCCTGCGCGAGGCCGGGCGCAGCCCCGCCGAGGTCCGCGCCATGGCCGGCTTTCCGGATTGA
- a CDS encoding DMT family transporter, whose amino-acid sequence MTQRSTGLLLLIVTALCWGSNWPLLKLLLAEMPPLGARAYAGFIAAALVGVIALARGESLAVPREQWGRVWLFALLNVTAWMGFASMALLWLAAGEAAIIAYTMPVWAALLAWLILGEPLGWAKIAALALGTLGVALLFTPQEVEIGPDKVLGGAMLLAAALLFALGAVIAKRKPLALPPLSAVTWQLGLGSLPLFLISSLWEEVDWAALSPAGWGYFLWMAVGPLGIAYMTWFGALRRLPASTAALGTLLTPVVGTLGAAWLVGEALGWRQWGALACIVLGVALAVRPPPARPRH is encoded by the coding sequence GTGACCCAACGCAGCACCGGCCTCCTTCTCCTGATCGTGACGGCGCTGTGCTGGGGGTCCAACTGGCCCTTGCTCAAGCTGCTGCTGGCCGAGATGCCGCCGCTCGGCGCCCGCGCCTATGCGGGCTTCATCGCGGCCGCGCTGGTGGGGGTCATCGCGCTGGCGCGGGGCGAAAGCCTCGCCGTCCCGCGCGAGCAATGGGGCCGCGTCTGGCTCTTTGCCCTGCTGAACGTCACGGCCTGGATGGGCTTCGCCTCCATGGCGCTGCTCTGGCTCGCCGCCGGCGAGGCCGCCATCATCGCCTACACCATGCCCGTCTGGGCCGCGCTGCTGGCTTGGCTGATCCTGGGCGAGCCGCTGGGCTGGGCCAAGATCGCGGCGCTGGCGCTGGGCACGCTGGGCGTGGCGCTGCTCTTCACCCCGCAGGAGGTCGAGATCGGGCCGGACAAGGTGCTGGGCGGGGCCATGCTGCTGGCCGCCGCCCTGCTCTTCGCGCTGGGCGCGGTCATCGCCAAGCGCAAGCCTCTGGCCCTGCCGCCCCTCTCGGCCGTGACCTGGCAGTTGGGGCTGGGCAGCCTGCCGCTGTTCCTCATCTCCTCGCTGTGGGAGGAGGTGGACTGGGCCGCGCTCTCTCCCGCCGGCTGGGGCTATTTCCTCTGGATGGCGGTGGGGCCGCTCGGCATCGCCTACATGACCTGGTTTGGCGCGCTGCGGCGCCTGCCGGCCTCCACCGCGGCGCTGGGCACGCTGCTGACGCCCGTGGTGGGCACGCTCGGCGCCGCCTGGCTGGTGGGCGAGGCGCTGGGCTGGCGGCAATGGGGGGCGCTGGCCTGCATCGTGCTGGGCGTGGCATTGGCGGTGCGCCCGCCGCCCGCCCGCCCGCGTCATTGA
- a CDS encoding patatin-like phospholipase family protein has translation MTPSEVSAPVMVEEMVAKPPAAPALREVKPRRVNLALQGGGTHGAFTWGALDRLLEEESMDFDGLSGTSAGAINGAVLALGLLEGGREGAKAALDRFWRALGAKFAVSPLRSTPFEKALWGWDLTYSFAYNAFDTATRMLSPYQFNPFPMEFNPLRKALEQSLDLERLRADRNAMRLYISATNVRTGKPRVFNRAEITVDALLASACLPNIFKAVEIDGEAYWDGGYLGNPALWPLYHDRPASDIIIVQLNPLIRPEVPTTSSDIMNRLNEITFNASLMSEMRAIDFVQRMLESGRLEQPRYRRIFLHAIEDEARMRAFKLSTKFNGDWDFLSTLRDYGRQAADKFLRESGASLGRESTLDIQRYL, from the coding sequence ATGACGCCTTCCGAGGTCTCGGCCCCCGTCATGGTCGAGGAGATGGTGGCCAAGCCCCCGGCCGCGCCCGCCCTGCGCGAGGTGAAGCCGCGCCGCGTGAACCTGGCCCTCCAGGGCGGCGGCACGCATGGCGCCTTCACCTGGGGGGCGCTGGACCGCCTGCTGGAGGAGGAGTCGATGGATTTCGACGGCCTCTCCGGCACCTCGGCCGGCGCCATCAACGGCGCGGTGCTGGCGCTGGGCCTGCTGGAGGGCGGGCGCGAGGGCGCCAAGGCGGCGCTGGACCGGTTCTGGCGGGCGCTGGGCGCCAAGTTCGCCGTCTCGCCGCTCCGCTCCACCCCTTTCGAGAAGGCGCTCTGGGGCTGGGACCTGACCTACAGCTTCGCCTACAACGCCTTCGACACGGCGACGCGGATGCTGAGCCCCTACCAGTTCAACCCCTTCCCGATGGAGTTCAACCCGCTGCGGAAGGCGCTGGAGCAGAGCCTGGACCTTGAGCGCCTGCGGGCCGACCGCAACGCCATGCGGCTCTACATCTCCGCCACCAATGTCCGCACCGGCAAGCCGCGGGTGTTCAACCGCGCCGAGATCACGGTGGATGCGCTGCTGGCCTCGGCCTGCCTGCCCAACATCTTCAAGGCCGTCGAAATTGATGGCGAGGCCTATTGGGATGGCGGCTACCTGGGCAATCCGGCGCTTTGGCCGCTCTATCATGACCGCCCGGCGTCGGACATCATCATCGTCCAGTTGAACCCGCTGATCCGGCCCGAGGTGCCGACCACCTCGTCCGACATCATGAACCGGCTGAACGAGATCACCTTCAACGCCAGCCTGATGAGCGAGATGCGGGCCATAGACTTCGTGCAGCGCATGCTCGAATCCGGCCGGCTGGAGCAGCCGCGCTATCGCCGCATCTTCCTGCACGCCATCGAGGACGAGGCGCGGATGCGCGCCTTCAAGCTCAGCACCAAGTTCAATGGCGACTGGGATTTCCTCTCCACCCTGCGGGATTACGGGCGTCAGGCGGCGGACAAGTTCCTGCGCGAGAGCGGCGCCAGCCTGGGCCGCGAAAGCACCCTCGACATCCAGCGCTATCTGTAG
- a CDS encoding DUF3293 domain-containing protein has protein sequence MSGDPGRLVRRIPKAARGLKAQHRAWAATIYRAGAAEGRIGRRSPALDAVLRDWGLWRGSFLTAWNPWGRPAGPARNARLQARLEGETRNLPRLAGDCGAEGWSERTLFLGAHPARVAALARKYRQAAVVHVLRGRPLRLATWPGFHLARRGR, from the coding sequence ATGAGCGGGGACCCTGGGCGGCTTGTCCGCCGCATCCCGAAGGCGGCGCGCGGCCTCAAGGCCCAGCACCGCGCCTGGGCCGCGACGATCTACCGCGCCGGTGCCGCCGAGGGGCGCATCGGCCGGCGCTCACCCGCGCTCGATGCGGTGCTCCGCGATTGGGGTCTCTGGCGCGGGAGCTTCCTGACCGCCTGGAACCCCTGGGGCCGGCCGGCCGGCCCGGCCCGCAACGCCCGCCTCCAGGCGCGGCTGGAGGGCGAGACGCGCAACCTGCCGCGCCTCGCCGGGGATTGCGGCGCGGAGGGCTGGTCGGAGCGGACCCTGTTCCTGGGCGCCCACCCCGCGCGCGTCGCGGCGCTGGCGCGCAAGTACCGGCAGGCGGCGGTGGTCCATGTGCTGCGCGGAAGGCCGCTGCGCCTCGCCACCTGGCCCGGCTTTCACCTGGCGCGCCGCGGCCGGTAG
- a CDS encoding HNH endonuclease, translated as MPDGSLIPQINGPGGFPALVLNADFRPLSYFPLSVWAWQDAVKAVVLDRVSVLSEYETEVRSPSFSLRLPSVIALREYIPAARRPAFTRFNVFLRDRFECQYCGDGQPAQNLTFDHVIPRSRGGRTNWENVVAACGPCNLRKADKLPRECQMLPRATPRQPTSWELQENGRAFPPNHLHESWRDYLYWDSELEQG; from the coding sequence TTGCCCGACGGCAGCCTCATTCCGCAGATCAACGGCCCCGGCGGCTTTCCCGCCCTGGTGCTGAACGCGGATTTCCGCCCGCTATCCTATTTCCCGCTCTCGGTCTGGGCCTGGCAGGACGCGGTGAAGGCCGTGGTGCTGGACCGTGTCTCGGTGCTGAGCGAATACGAGACGGAAGTGCGTTCCCCCTCCTTCTCCCTGCGCCTGCCCTCGGTCATCGCGCTGCGCGAATACATCCCGGCCGCGCGCCGCCCGGCCTTCACGCGCTTCAACGTGTTCCTGCGCGACCGCTTCGAATGCCAGTATTGCGGCGATGGCCAGCCGGCGCAGAACCTGACCTTCGACCATGTGATCCCGCGCAGCCGCGGCGGCCGCACGAACTGGGAAAACGTGGTCGCCGCCTGCGGCCCCTGCAATCTCCGGAAGGCGGACAAGCTGCCGCGCGAATGCCAGATGCTGCCCCGCGCCACCCCGCGCCAGCCGACAAGCTGGGAATTGCAGGAAAACGGCCGCGCCTTCCCGCCCAACCATTTGCATGAGAGCTGGCGTGACTATCTCTATTGGGACAGCGAACTGGAACAGGGCTGA